The following DNA comes from Palaemon carinicauda isolate YSFRI2023 chromosome 22, ASM3689809v2, whole genome shotgun sequence.
actttatggactttatgaagtttgcggctatgcatggtgccaatattgatcctcaaaacaccttgttcctagaatcggataaacgggattccaccatccgccagtatgactctgcagttaaaaagttggcaaaatttttaatagactcagacgtgaactgtatgaacttgaaccttacagtcactttctttagatctttattagaatcaggtctggcagccaatactatcaccactattaaatcggctctgaaaaagatcttcctagtgggttttaacatagacttaaccgactctttgttagcttcaattccggaagcttgtgccagactgaaaccggttactcgtcctactccggtgacctggttccttaatgacgtactcagattggcttctgataccattaacagttcttgtgattacattccccttctcaggaaaacacttttcctggtgagcttggcttccggggcaagaatttctgaattggcagccttgtcgagagacccgggtcatattgacttcctgccttcgggagaggtccttctttctcctaacaaattctttttggctaagaacgaagaccctcaaaacagatggtcttcctggaaaattgttcccctcacgcaagatccgtctctgtgccctgttactactcttaggtcttatttatcccggacctcctctaactcctcggggcctctattcgttagagaacaaggcggtaccattactattaaagggatcaggcaacaaatcttgtattttattaaacaagctaaccctgactcttttcctcttgcacatgatatcagggcggttgctacctcggtgaacttctttcaccacatgaattttacagacctttccaggtatacagggtggaaatcaccgtcagtgttcaagaaacactatcttaaacatttggaagccctaaaattttctacagtagccgcagggagcgtagttactcccaagtaactcacaggttaatgccttgactctttatctctccctcttacctgcctcatttataccctattgtattcgttggtctcgcacctgaatactgttattatatttgtaaattttatgctcctgagtatctgtatatattatcactcacggcattattatacctaccttattggatttatgttcatatttaagatacccttataattgttttttggtactcatctctgattaaaagcatcctgtatttcccttacgcttatgttttttcctttattttgcaagtttggtgacattttctcttgtatagattcactgggcggcacaggttcgagcacagaaaagggattttgacgtaggaaaaatctatttctgggcgaaggacctgtgccgcccagtgaaccctcccagctcctctcccttggagtccccaaactttgggtgctaaggagttgggttctgagcggatgcattgttagtagtaccgagtgaggttgaacggctctcctctattggggtttctgttgtggatgaatctaaatagtgcgggacctctggattatacgcccaattttataccgacaccaataggtgagcgagctagttaacctagcactcctttacattttttctctggtatatttagcagtaaattacctaagaataagtgctaaatggagcttattcactgggcggcacaggtccttcgcccagaaatagatttttcctacgtcaaaatcccttttttggtctTGAAATATCCCAGACACACCAGTCTTTAGTGTCATCTGGATCCTCTCACTCATCAAATATCTGCCTAATTTCCAAGTATCGGATGACCTGTAAAAATCCCATAAAAATTACcaagttattttcttcattgcagAATTGTCGGAAATGTTTTATTGGACTaattttttgtatactgtagtatTTTCCCTTTTATATTATTACACCTCCAATTTCTCTTGATATTTTGATTGTTTAGTATAGTGTTGTGGaaattactttgtttttaattCATATAAATCACAAATCTTCTGTTTAATTTTGAAAGGAACTTATTTTTACTAGATCCGGTCTTGCTGTTGCGATGGACCCAGTTTTGCCTACTTATTGCGCCAGAGGTAGCAACCTTTTGGAATGTACGGAAAATGCTGCTTCGTGAAGGCCGGCTTACAGCAGAATCTGATTTGCATCTCACCAGACTTATTCTGTCTAGAAAGCCAAAGTGTATGGAAGTGTTCCAGCATCGTAAGTGGATGTTTTCTAATATCATTGCTAGAACAGTCTACATACCAGCAAACAGAGGAAATGGTTTGAATGAAAATAATCAGAACGGTGTTATGGACATGGTTGATTCAAGTAGTATTAAGCAGTTTCTCTTTGCTGAATTAGATTTATGTACGGCTACTGCGAACAAACATCAAAACAATTACCACTCTTGGAACCATCGATTGTGGGTCATTGAGCAGTTCTGTAGATATGCTACTCTTAAAGATGTGTGTAGACTCGAGTATGATGCAACTCATAGTTGGGTTAGTGTTCATGTGAGTGAACATAGTGGACTTCATTTTCTTCAGTACCTTCTAGACTCTATTGTGTCTGTAGTTGAGGAAAAGAAAGTTGATAATATCCAGGAGATCATTCCTTATGTAGATTCAGTTAAGAAGCTTTATATCAGAGAACTAGATTTTAATAGAGATCTTATTGAGGAATACAGAGATCACGAAGCCCTCTTTTGCCATCGTCGTTTTTTATTGACACGAATACGTGATCTTCTTTGTTCTTCGCCCCAAAGAACTtgctctcctcctcctccagccTTGAAAAGATCTTGCGTTGAAACCGTGAATAGTGAATGGAGTGCTGTTCTTCTTGGTGAACGAGAACTAATCAACAGATGTCTCCTTACAAATTCATACCAAAAAATTCTCGGAGAAAAACATGGCCAGTGGTTAAACAATGTTGTTGGTATTTGAAGGTcactgaaaaaatataaaacatcttagCACAGGTATGTAGGTTTGTTCATTTGCCTtgtgagaaatatgaaaatatttaagacTTTGTAAGGGATTTTATGCGAATCAGTCTTGTCCAGTAATCATCTAGACAtgtgctatgaaattaaattttattatagcaacCATAGTATACAAGAGCTATGTAGTTCATGCTGCCTGAACACCACTTACCAGTACACCAACTCTTATATTACTTTAGAATTATTACTTTGATTGAAAAGATGCTGAGGAGGTATGTCCAAGGGAAAGTATCTTTGAAATAGATAATTAATTTTGAACATTCAAATTT
Coding sequences within:
- the temp gene encoding protein prenyltransferase alpha subunit repeat-containing protein 1 produces the protein MPETMEEATCERIMKKLDLVISQDPLLDEFDVVFSLGEVNRSPIINIEHKVGLESWCVKHVYAYAYTKILDAKQTKRREDPVLLLRWTQFCLLIAPEVATFWNVRKMLLREGRLTAESDLHLTRLILSRKPKCMEVFQHRKWMFSNIIARTVYIPANRGNGLNENNQNGVMDMVDSSSIKQFLFAELDLCTATANKHQNNYHSWNHRLWVIEQFCRYATLKDVCRLEYDATHSWVSVHVSEHSGLHFLQYLLDSIVSVVEEKKVDNIQEIIPYVDSVKKLYIRELDFNRDLIEEYRDHEALFCHRRFLLTRIRDLLCSSPQRTCSPPPPALKRSCVETVNSEWSAVLLGERELINRCLLTNSYQKILGEKHGQWLNNVVGI